TATAACTAGTGGTTTTTCTATATCCAGCATAACAATCTTAAATCCGCTTCTATGCAATCTATGTCCTATACCCGTGGCTAAGTCTCCTGCACCTCTAATTACTACTACATCCTTCATTTGTTTATCAACTCCATTCCTGTTAATCGTTTATAGTCCTGTAAAGTATCAATATCTTCACCGAAAAAGCTTTTATCCATTTCTATGAACTTAACTTTGTCTATGTTTTTATCTATAACTTCTCTTCCCCCTATATCTCCATTTATCATTAAGAGACTATCTCTATAGTGAGAAGAAAAAATAACAGGACTTCCTCTTTTTTCATCATAAGTCGGAACTACTATTTCTTTATTTTTTATAAATTCATTTATTAGTGTATTTATAGCATTTGAACTTATAAAAGGTTGATCTCCTACTACAAACATGTATCCTTTAGAGTTCAAATTTGTATTTTTTATTCCTATTTTCATAGCTTCACTTTGACCTAATTGAGCATAAGGATTATAAACTGTATAAATCTCATATTTTTCTCCTATATTCTTTACCAGTTCTTTTCTATATACAAGTATTATTTCTTGAACATTGGAGTTTTTTACTTTTTGTATAACTCTTTCTATCATTGGTAATCCGTCTATTTCTAATAACAGCTTGTCTCTTCCCATTCTTTTTGAAAACCCTGAAGCCATTATTAT
The nucleotide sequence above comes from Gottschalkia purinilytica. Encoded proteins:
- the mocA gene encoding molybdenum cofactor cytidylyltransferase → MISAIIMASGFSKRMGRDKLLLEIDGLPMIERVIQKVKNSNVQEIILVYRKELVKNIGEKYEIYTVYNPYAQLGQSEAMKIGIKNTNLNSKGYMFVVGDQPFISSNAINTLINEFIKNKEIVVPTYDEKRGSPVIFSSHYRDSLLMINGDIGGREVIDKNIDKVKFIEMDKSFFGEDIDTLQDYKRLTGMELINK